The Belonocnema kinseyi isolate 2016_QV_RU_SX_M_011 chromosome 10, B_treatae_v1, whole genome shotgun sequence genome has a window encoding:
- the LOC117181240 gene encoding uncharacterized protein LOC117181240 — translation MRVKDHNVQTGAEPKSCKFFERFEEFGEKPNVKPVSLASNRRKRLLENDLVAEGDSSEEDRKQNPQEKRKTKATKLEKQMKACADLMIEHSNKKREDQNKRHAENQQMLSRMLEVNTQFFDKLVEKL, via the coding sequence ATGCGGGTTAAAGACCATAATGTCCAAACTGGCGCTGAACCTAAATCTTGTAAATTCTTCGAAAGGTTTGAAGAGTTCGGTGAAAAACCTAATGTTAAACCAGTTTCCTTGGCTTCAAATAGAAGAAAACGCTTGCTTGAGAACGATTTGGTGGCAGAGGGAGACTCGAGTGAAGAAGACCGAAAACAAAATCCTCAGGAAAAGAGGAAAACGAAGGCAACAAAATTAGAGAAGCAGATGAAAGCTTGCGCTGATCTAATGATTGAGCATAGCAACAAGAAACGGGAAGATCAAAATAAAAGACATGCTGAGAACCAGCAGATGCTAAGCAGAATGCTGGAGGTCAATACTCAATTCTTCGACAAATTAGTTGAGAAGTTGTAA